One Helianthus annuus cultivar XRQ/B chromosome 12, HanXRQr2.0-SUNRISE, whole genome shotgun sequence genomic region harbors:
- the LOC110893516 gene encoding leucine-rich repeat extensin-like protein 3 has product MDMDDDPDPEMPPSGTSTHPIEISDGSSFHDSPYRGPDSYETRFASYPWEFTPPFNPAPPLQQQDPSEDSRFQAVTPPPPPPPERQPPPEPLRRRRSGAWMFVRGGFHFSTPQHSSGSHYPPLYEDQQMGGPSNPVSEVESAPVAPPPSHMGYDNPIPSYASAATYNPFEQPTHTNYNYAEVDPYLVAANYNALHPEGPYGVPYETGYPAYGYQYPPPPQPPQHQQPQPP; this is encoded by the coding sequence ATGGATATGGATGATGACCCTGATCCGGAGATGCCGCCAAGTGGGACGTCGACGCATCCCATAGAGATTTCAGACGGATCGTCCTTTCACGATTCACCTTACCGAGGCCCAGACAGCTATGAAACAAGGTTTGCCTCGTACCCTTGGGAGTTCACTCCCCCTTTTAACCCAGCACCTCCACTGCAAcaacaggatccctccgaggattctcGATTCCAGGcggttacgccaccgccaccaccgccaccagaGCGGCAGCCGCCCCCGGAGCCATTGAGGCGGAGAAGATCAGGAGCATGGATGTTCGTGCGAGGGggattccacttcagcacccctcaacACTCCagtggcagccactacccgccactataCGAAGACCAGCAGATGGGTGGGCCTTCGAACCCAGTTTCAGAGGTGGAATCTGCGCCAGtcgcaccaccaccatcccacatgggttatgataacccgattcCTTCATACGCCAGTGCAGCGacgtataacccttttgagcagccaaCCCATACTAACTACAACTACGCCGAAGTTGACCCATACCTTGTAGCGGCAAACTACAATGCTCTTCATCCTGAGGGGCCCTATGGAGTCCCATATGAGACTGGGTACCCGGCCTATGGGTACCAatacccgccacctcctcaacctccgcAGCATCAGCAGCCGCAGCCGCCGTAG
- the LOC110895882 gene encoding 15.7 kDa heat shock protein, peroxisomal produces the protein MALLGDPFRRFFINPPIYRTGSTTALMDWFETPQAHFIKINVPGYSKEDVKVQVEEGNILVVKAEAGKETSKEKEKETVWHVAERGGGLDGFSREIELPEDVKVDQIKAQVDNGVLTVVLPKDLSPKPSKVRNIHVSSKL, from the exons ATGGCGTTATTGGGTGATCCATTCAGGCGATTCTTCATCAATCCTCCAATCTATCGTACCGGATCAACAACAGCTCTCATGGATTGGTTCGAAACTCCACAAGCTCACTTCATCAAAATCAACGTCCCCG GATATAGCAAGGAAGATGTGAAGGTGCAGGTAGAAGAAGGCAATATATTAGTGGTGAAAGCAGAAGCTGGAAAGGAGACGtcgaaagagaaagaaaaggagACTGTTTGGCATGTGGCCGAGAGGGGAGGAGGACTCGACGGTTTTTCGAGGGAAATTGAGTTGCCGGAGGATGTGAAGGTCGATCAGATCAAAGCTCAGGTGGACAATGGCGTGCTGACGGTGGTTTTGCCCAAGGATCTGAGCCCTAAGCCGTCGAAAGTGCGTAACATTCATGTCTCCAGCAAGCTCTAG